The genomic interval TGAAGAGGAAGGCCTTGGGGTCGCAGTCCTCCATCAGGTCGTCGTCTGCCGGCGAAGACAGGACGCCACCGCCGCTGGCCGCGGCCGCCGGTGCGGAGACGGGCAGCGGCGCGGAACCGGTTCCGGAGCCTCCCGAAGAGATCGCGCCCCCGCCGGGCGCCTCGCCGACGGCGCCCCCGCCCGCGGTCCCGCCCGGGGAGCCGGACATGCCTGAGCATTGGGCTAAGGCCCAGACGCTGAGGGCGATGGCGGTTAAGTGTCGGATTTTCTGGATTAAAGAGACCTGCACGCGTTCCCCCTCACCCCGGCACGGGTGGTCCTTCATACTAATTATCAACATTATAGGGGCGGAAGTTGCGTCGGGCTACGGATTTTAGGCGCTTGGGGTCGGCTAAGATCCCTTCCCCGTAGGTTCAAAAGAGGGTCCCGATCACGTTCATCACCAGGCCGATGATCACGGTGTAATAGAAAAAGGAGAGCAGGGTCTGCAACAGCGCGATGCGGCGGATGAATTTGGAGGTGATCAGGATGTCCGAGACGCCGTAGCACATCGCCAGCGTGAAGGAGAAGTAGAGGAAGTCCCAGTAGTCCGGGGCCTCCTCCGTAGTGAAGCGCAGGCCCCCCGTCAGGCCGTCCTTGGCGGCGAGGGCCGAGGATTTTTTATAGTAGTTCCTGGCGTAATAGATCGCGAACATCGCCTGCATGATGAACCAGGAGGAGAAGATCGAGACCAGCGAGAAACCCAGGTGCAGCTTGTAGAAGCCGTGCTCGGGTCGCACGTCGTCCAAGAGATAGATGACCGCGGCGATGCTCACCAGGGAGGTCAGGATCACGCCCGCCAGCATCGGTCCGTGGCCCTCGCTCTTTTGACGCTGGCAGCGACGCTTGACGCCCTCCGCGTCAAGCAGGCTGAACATCGTCGCGACCTGGCCCAGGAAGAAAAGGGCGCCGGCGCACCAGGCGATCAAGAGATCGGTACGCCAGGAGAGCAGCGAGCGGAGCGGGAAGTAAACGGCCGCGGCGATGAGCAGGGTGAGGAAGATGCGGGTGAAGGGGCCGATCTGGATCAGGCGTTCCATCGACGCCTTTTAGCAGAGCGGAGGCGTCGAGGCCAACTGTTAGGCCCATTTCGGCCGCTGAAGGAATTGTTCCACCACGAATCCGACCGCCTCGGAGGGCGCCGTCTCGACCAGATCCTCCGCGAAGGGCGCCGCCGCGGCGGGCGCGCGAAACAGGCGGTTCACCCCGGCGCGGGCCTCGAAGAAGGAGGCGGGGCGGCGGGGGGCTTGACGCGTGCTGAAGGCGTCGGATCCGCTGGCGGGCTCGAGGACGGCGAAGGCATTGACGAAGGCGTTTCCCATGGCGTTTTCTCCTTGGAGCGCTTGGCTCGCATAAAGATATAAAGCAAGTCGGATGCCATATTTAATATATTGTTTTTATTAATTTATTTTAATTAATCGGAATAAGTTGTCCTTATGTTTTGCACAATATGAACCTTGGTATTGCACAGGCTGTCCCTCCCGCTTGGCGGCGACGCGTTAAAAAGCTTTGGGATTTCAAGCGAAGGCCTTGGGCGCGCCGTGATTTTTTTCCTGGCACGGCGGTTGCTCTAATAAGGCCGGGGGGTGTTACAATTCCAAAACCTTCCCAAGGAGCTCCGGGGGTCTCATGGAAAACAAAATCACTTCGAAAGAGGCGCCGATTCCGGCGGCTCCCGTCGCATCGGAAAACGAAATTCCGCCCGTCGTCATCGAGGCCGAGCCCAAGCCGAGGCTGTTCAGCTTTGATTCGCTCGAGAAGGTGAAGGGCGTCATCGCCAAGATCCAAGGCGTCGCGGAAAAGATCCAAAAGACCCTCGAGAAGCTGGACGAAAAGGGGAAGCTGAAGGCGAAGGCCGATTGCGAGACGGCCAAGACCGAGATCGCCGCCGCCACCGCCCAATACCTGCAAGGCCATCCTGAGGCGACGGATCCCAAGGCCAATGGGGCGGCGAAGAAATCCGCCCTGGCTTTTTTGAATAGCGAAACAAAATTCCCGCTCCTGCCGCAGGACCAGCAACTGGCCTTTCTCAAGGGCGAACCGCTTCGCTGGAAGGACGCCGACGCGAAGGCCGCGGTCCCGCCGGGGACCGGAGGCTGGAAAGAGAGCCGCCTGCGCTTCTCGCTGGCCCTCAAGCTGGAGGCGAGGGCCCTGGAAGAGAGCGGGAAGACGAACGAGGCGGCGCAGTTCTACCACTCCGCGAGTCTCTTCGCCCCGCAGGACATCGGCC from Deltaproteobacteria bacterium PRO3 carries:
- a CDS encoding DUF1345 domain-containing protein; the encoded protein is MERLIQIGPFTRIFLTLLIAAAVYFPLRSLLSWRTDLLIAWCAGALFFLGQVATMFSLLDAEGVKRRCQRQKSEGHGPMLAGVILTSLVSIAAVIYLLDDVRPEHGFYKLHLGFSLVSIFSSWFIMQAMFAIYYARNYYKKSSALAAKDGLTGGLRFTTEEAPDYWDFLYFSFTLAMCYGVSDILITSKFIRRIALLQTLLSFFYYTVIIGLVMNVIGTLF